The region CTTCAGGAGTGCTGTCGGAGCGGTTGAAGGAGTCTGCCGCGTTTGGCCCACTAGCAGCCAGGGTGCTGGATGAAGCAGtcgctgcagttgcagtcgcagccgcaAGCGACAAGCGTCCGTTGTTCGTTTGCAGTGAACCTTGCTGCTTTAGCTTGGACTGTTTGTGCTCTAGTTTCTAGATATAAGCGTTTAATGTTTCAATAAATGAAAAAGAGAAATCAAAACGTGATCATTAAATTGCTGTGAGACAAAAGGAGCTACGTGGGATGCTAGAGTTTGATAACTAACTGCTTTCTGCTTGGACTTGCGCTTCTCCTCCTCGGAGCTCATCAGCTCCTGCACCCGCACAATTCGCTTCTGGTTCTTCACCGACTTTTGCTCGTCGCGCAGCCGATTCTCTGTCTTTATGGCTGCCTGCTTGAGCAGCTCTTTGGCGTTTAAGGACAATTTAAAGTGTGGCTTCTCGGTATTAGccccgccagcagcagctgcctcaCCCGTCGAGGCATATTGTGCGAAGAAGCGGTGGCCAATCAGTTGCTCCAGTGTCGGAAGCCCAGACTTGCAAGCCTCCTTTGAGAGGATGCTCTCCAGCAAACATTCTGCAAATGATATAGCTTAAGTAGAGAAGGCACAGCATGGATTGGGACTCACTTAGCGTATCGGGGCATTCGGTAATTTGTCGCACCACAGATTCTTGAAGAGGATAGCCCATGGTCATTTCAAATAGTACATGGCCGAAGCAGTACACGTCCACGGTCTCCATGGTATGAATCTTGCTGTGCTGCATGAAGAATGGCCGATAGAAGGCCGGCACGCCCAGCAGTTGATTTTCAATATCCAGCAGCCTGACACAATCGTCCAAAATGACTATGTTGCCGGAATGTAGGTGGCCTGCATGAGTGTACacaattatattatttatcaACAATTAAAACTAACGATAAATAAAGGagaggaaagaaagaaaacaagtTGCTAAGTTCGGATGATGCTAAATATTAGGTGACATATTCTTAAGGGCACAAGTGATGGGTGACCAGGAAATCAAATCGCTGGGAGACAAGAATGTTCCAAAGATAGGTGGAAAAGAGCCTGGTTTTTCTGTTCTTTAGGTAGCACCAATTCTCCAGGAGGATTGGATGATACAGATGCAGTGATTTGCGGTCCCTTTTTTAAAAACCAGGTAGGGGATCCCTAAGAAATCTACTCACCATAGGCATAGCCCTTGGAATGCAAAAATATGAGAGCCTCTAGGATCTGTCTGCCGTAGGTGGCCACTTGCTTCATGGAGAGCGCAGTGCGTCCCTTCGGATTGCCGTACTTGCTCAGGAAGGGGTTCTTTGGGTTCGTGGCCATGCACAACACATCCTTGAGGGTGCCATGCTTGTGGAATCTGGAAGAAAAGCAGACAAAAACTCAGACAAACATACGACAATAATCCCATTATCCAATTTTACTTTCTGATGACAAGACATCCGCTTTCCGTGTGGCCGGCCATGATTACTGGCTCGATGTGTTGATGCTGGAGACCCATCAGGCTCTTCAGAATCCCGGTCATCTCCTTCTCTTCGATAAACTTGTCTGGTCCAGCCTCGAGCCATTCGGCCACCATCTCGGCATTGGGGTCATACGATCCGCCATCCATTGAATGTCCGCTGCCATTGCTGCTTCCGGCGGCGAAATGCTTGCTCTGGTGCGACTGGGAGCCGCTCTTCACCAACttgttgctgctcttctcCGGCGGCTTGGGCGTCACCTTAAAATAGTGCTTGCGTAGACGCCAGCCTATGGCACCCATTGTGCCACCCAGGGCCCATGCCGAATCGTTGCGCAGGCAGAGCATTGCATTCTGCACAGCATGGTCTGCAATTGAATTATTGTAACTAATCAATATGCAAATGGGTGGGGTATAGTGTATAGTGTTACCATGAAATGATTGCGAGTAACTCTCGGGGTCAACGAAGCGCTTCGCTGGCAACGATGATGCCAATATGGGATTCATTAGTACAGCGTTTATGTATACTTGCAGTGCTTGTTTTCGTTCAGCTACGAAGTCCGGGCGCATATTACCGAAGATGCGCTTGCGAGGCAACGGCAGCTCAATGCCCGAGATGCGGAGACATTTGTCCAGCTTGTCGAAGTCATTGTAGCGGCGCAGAACATTCCAGGAGTTTTCTGTGGTCGGCCCCCTCTGCACACGCAGCAAGTACTCctgcaggcagacagacagacatgcacatgcacatacatTACAAGATACATACGTATTATCATTCGCATGAAATCATCAACaattattgatttttcttgGGGCCCCACGAAAAGATTTCTTCTTGCCTGCCACTCACCGTATGCCCGTCGACTTCCTCAACTGTGGTTATCTCGCAGCTCAGCGGTTGGGTATCATCAATTGGCAATTTTCGTTCATATCTGCTCGCAAAAATTGCCATTGGTTATATCTGGATACATTTTCTTCCAATCTGCCAGACACTCTACGAAACgatatgtgtgtttgtgtgtgtatagtGGAGTGTCGCTCCCCTCTATCGATTACGCGGACACAGCACAAGAATATTACAATAACAAATGGTTaaactaaaaaataatttcactTAATTTAATTGGAAGCGGGTTTTTTCTAAGATTTTCTATTGTTATTTTTCAATTGAACCCGTACCAAATAATTTTTCACTGTTTTCGTTAATCCAGTGCTGTAAAACAGCCCAAACTTTTGCTACGCGTCTTACAGCACTGTCGCGACATCGACAATCGATAGTTTGCATTGTTGTTTTTAGTGCGAAATAATTAggaatatattaaattaaacGTAGCTGCATCCTTAAAAATGGGCATTTCGACGGCTATCCTGCGGAACCAGTTGATGAGCCTGATCAACTTCACTGGCACACACAAGGACCAGGCGGACAAGTACCGCCAGCTTCTAAGGACTGTTCTGTCGAATACCGGACAAGAATTGATCGATGCGCTGAGGCTCTTTGTTGAGGCAATTGTTAATGAGCATGTCAGCCTGGTTATCTCGCGTCAGATCCTGAACGATGTGGGCGTGGAGCTGAGCAAGCTGCCCGATGATCTCTCTAAGCAATTGTCGCACTTCACACTGGAAAAGGTCCATCCACGCGTAATTTCGTTTGAGGAACAGGTTGCCGGCATCCGTTTTCATTTGGCGAACATCTACGAACGGAACCAGCAGTGGCGTGCCGCTGCCACAGTGCTAGTCGGCATACCCTTGGAGACTGGTCAAAAGCAATACTCCGTCGAGTGCAAATTGGGCACCTACTTGAAAATAGCCCGGCTCTACCTAGAAGACAATGACTCTGTGCAGGCCGAGCTGTTCATTAATCGCGCCTCGCTGCTGCAGGCCGAGACCAACTCCGAGGAACTCCAGGTGTGTATAAACTTTGGACTAACGTTGCGCCCTTCCCTCACACACACCAAAACCAACGCACTTTTCTTGCCAGGTGCTTTATAAAGTGTGCTATGCTCGGGTGCTCGACTACAGGCGCAAGTTTATCGAGGCTGCCCAACGCTACAACGAGCTCTCCTACCGCAAAATAGTCGACCAAGGCGAACGCATGACGGCGCTGAAGAAGGCGCTCATCTGCACCGTTCTGGCCTCCGCTGGACAGCAGCGCTCTCGCATGCTGGCCACACTCTTCAAGGATGAGCGCTGCCAGCACCTGCCAGCCTACGGCATTCTGGAGAAGATGTACTTGGAGCGCATCATTCGCCGCTCGGAGCTGCAGGAGTTTGAGGCTCTGCTGCAAGAGCACCAGAAGGCAGCGACCCCAGACGGCTCGTCCATTCTGGATCGCGCTGTCTTCGAGCACAACTTGTTGTCGGCCAGCAAGCTGTACAACAACATCACATTTGAGGAATTGGG is a window of Drosophila pseudoobscura strain MV-25-SWS-2005 chromosome 3, UCI_Dpse_MV25, whole genome shotgun sequence DNA encoding:
- the CSN4 gene encoding COP9 signalosome complex subunit 4, whose protein sequence is MGISTAILRNQLMSLINFTGTHKDQADKYRQLLRTVLSNTGQELIDALRLFVEAIVNEHVSLVISRQILNDVGVELSKLPDDLSKQLSHFTLEKVHPRVISFEEQVAGIRFHLANIYERNQQWRAAATVLVGIPLETGQKQYSVECKLGTYLKIARLYLEDNDSVQAELFINRASLLQAETNSEELQVLYKVCYARVLDYRRKFIEAAQRYNELSYRKIVDQGERMTALKKALICTVLASAGQQRSRMLATLFKDERCQHLPAYGILEKMYLERIIRRSELQEFEALLQEHQKAATPDGSSILDRAVFEHNLLSASKLYNNITFEELGALLDIPAAKAEKIASQMITEGRMNGHIDQISGIVHFENRELLPQWDRQIQSLCYQVNSIIEKIGVAEPGWLDKLN
- the LOC4804023 gene encoding PX domain-containing protein kinase-like protein, with amino-acid sequence MAIFASRYERKLPIDDTQPLSCEITTVEEVDGHTEYLLRVQRGPTTENSWNVLRRYNDFDKLDKCLRISGIELPLPRKRIFGNMRPDFVAERKQALQVYINAVLMNPILASSLPAKRFVDPESYSQSFHDHAVQNAMLCLRNDSAWALGGTMGAIGWRLRKHYFKVTPKPPEKSSNKLVKSGSQSHQSKHFAAGSSNGSGHSMDGGSYDPNAEMVAEWLEAGPDKFIEEKEMTGILKSLMGLQHQHIEPVIMAGHTESGCLVIRKFHKHGTLKDVLCMATNPKNPFLSKYGNPKGRTALSMKQVATYGRQILEALIFLHSKGYAYGHLHSGNIVILDDCVRLLDIENQLLGVPAFYRPFFMQHSKIHTMETVDVYCFGHVLFEMTMGYPLQESVVRQITECPDTLKCLLESILSKEACKSGLPTLEQLIGHRFFAQYASTGEAAAAGGANTEKPHFKLSLNAKELLKQAAIKTENRLRDEQKSVKNQKRIVRVQELMSSEEEKRKSKQKAKLEHKQSKLKQQGSLQTNNGRLSLAAATATAATASSSTLAASGPNAADSFNRSDSTPEEPTLAAFKSPPLTPAPHFGTIYQRDRDLPAASSTSTSASGSVERQSSTPNLLAEDPEAAEGEGEGEELTRSALLESICKFNRGSLRKVRSND